GCGGTGCGGCGGTCGGCAGACGGGGAAGCCGACACAGCAGCACCACCGCCGCCTCCACCCCCGTCCGCCGGCCCACGGCGGACAGCGACAGCGCCCGCATGATGGATCTCGTCGAGCGCGCCCAGGCCGGCGAGGCCGAAGCGTTCGGCAGGCTGTACGACCAGTACAGCGACACCGTCTACCGCTACATCTACTACCGCGTGGGCGGCAAGGCGACGGCGGAGGACCTCACCAGTGAGACCTTCCTGCGCGCCCTGCGGCGTATCTCCACGTTCACCTGGCAGGGCCGCGACTTCGGTGCCTGGCTGGTCACGATCGCTCGGAATCTGGTCGCCGATCACTTCAAGTCGAGCCGTTTCCGGCTGGAAGTGACCACCGGCGAAATGCTCGACGCCAACGAGGTGGAGCGCAGCCCGGAGGACTCCGTCCTAGAGTCCCTCTCGAACGCCGCGCTGCTCGAAGCCGTACGGAAACTCAACCCCCAGCAGCAGGAGTGCGTGACCCTGCGATTCCTGCAGGGGCTCTCGGTCGCCGAGACGGCCCGTGTGATGGGGAAGAACGAAGGAGCGATCAAGACCTTGCAGTACCGGGCCGTGCGCACACTGGCGCGGCTGCTCCCGGAGGACGCCCGCTGACGGCCGGCGGGCGCACCGTTCAACTCACCGTCGGTGACGCCCCGATGACGCACTGGTCCGATCATCTTTCGCGCGTAACCCAAGTGCCGCGACGCTCGTTGTGCGGGATGCAGGCTCCCTGTGGATGCGCTCAAGGCGTGCAACCTTCCGAACGGTCAGGGGAGTCGATCGTCATGACGAGAGGAGGTGCCGCCAGTGATCGCGAATGTCTCGGCACACCGGCGGGCGAACGCCTTCGCCCAGGCTCTGGAAGACCGGACGCCCCAGGGCGCTGCGGTGGAACAGCCCGCCGCGTCGGCCGAACCGACTGAGCAGGGGCGGCTGTTGGCCGTGGCGAACGGCCTCGGCGAGCTACCGGGACCCAAGCTGGACCCCGAGGTCAAAGTGGTGCAGCGAGCACAGCTCGTGGCAGCCATGGAGGCCATGCTGCTGGAGGGCGCAGCGGGCGGAGCGACGTCCACGGGACCTACGGTGCCCGAGCAACGGCGGACATCGGGAAGGGGAGCCCACCGGGCGTCCCCGCTCCGGAAGTTCCGCCCCAGATCCCGCTGGTCGAAGGGGCTCGCGGCCGGAGGACTCACCGTCGGCGTGGCCGCCGGTGCCTTCGGCGGAGTGGCCGCTGCCAGTTCCGACGCCCTGCCCGGTGATTCGCTGTACGGGCTGAAGCGCGGCATGGAGGACTTCAAGCTCGGGATGGCCGACGAGGACGCCGACCGCGGCGGTCTCTATCTCGACCACGCCTCGACCCGGCTGAACGAAGCCCGCCGACTGCTGGAGCGTGGGCGTTCCGGCGCGCTGGACCATGAATCGCTCGGCGAGATCCGCCGGGCGCTCAACGGCATGCGCCACGACGCGACCGAGGGCCACCGGCTGCTGAACCGGGCGTACGAGCAGGACGGCAAGATCAAGTCGATCGCGACGCTCTCCTCGTTCTCCGAATCGCACCGCGCCATCTGGAACGGCCTGCGGGACCGGCTGCCACCGCAGCTGAGCGACGTGGGCAGCCAGGTCAACTCGGTGTTCGACGCCATAGACGAGGACGTCGCCCCGTTGCAGTCGCTGCTGCCGCGCAGCCCCGACAAGAACGGCCGCTCGCAGGCACCCGGCGGCCCCACGACGGGCTCCGGCAACTCCGGCGGTACGGAAGGCAGCCCGTCGCCGTCGAAGTCGGCCTCCGACCAGGACCGTCCGGACAGCGGGGGCAAGCCGAGCCCATCGGCGCCCGGCACCCCGGAGAACGACGGGCTGCTGCCCGACGCGCCCGGCGATCTGCTCAATCCGCCGTCCGGCAGCGGTCTTCCGTCGGCGCCCGGCGAAGGCGGTATCGCACCGGCCCCGGACGTCACGATCCCGCCGCTGCTGCCTGATCTGCTGCCTGGTCTCGGCATCAACACGGAGAACGCGGACTGACGCTGCCTGACACCGGCTGACCGATAGGGAGAGGGGCGAGGGCCAGTGGCCCTCGCCCCTCTCGCATGGTGCCGCACCTGGTCGGCGCACTTGGTCAGAAGAAGACCGACCTGCGCTGCACGAGCAGCTTGTAGAGCGTGTGCTGGATCTGCTCCCGTACCTGATCGGTCAGGTTGAACATCAGCATCGGATCCTCTTCCGCCTCCGGCGGATAGCCGTCCGTCGGGATCGGCTCGCCGAACTGGATCGTCCACTTCGTCGGCAGCGGCAGCGCGCCCAGCGGCCCGAGCCACGGGAACGTGGGCGTGATCGGGAAGTACGGGAATCCCAGCAGCCGCGCCAGCGTCTTGGAGTTCCCGATCATCGGGTAGATCTCCTCCGCCCCGACGATCGAGCACGGCACGATCGGCACACCGTGCCGCAGCGCCGTGGAGACGAAACCGCCCCGGCCGAAGCGCTGCAGCTTGTAGCGCTCGCCGAAGGGCTTCCCGAGTCCCTTGAAACCCTCCGGCATCACGCCCACGATCTCGCCGCGCTGGAGCAGCCGCTCCGCGTCCTCGGCGCACGCCAGGGTGTGACCGGCCTTGCGCGCCAGCTCGTTCACGACCGGCAGCATGAACACCAGGTCGGCGGCGAGCAGCCGCAGATGACGGCCGGCGGGATGGTTGTCGTGGACGGCGACCTGCATCATCAGCCCGTCGAGCGGGAGGGTGCCGGAGTGGTTGGACACCACCAGGGCGCCGCCGTCGGAGGGGATGTTCTCGATGCCCTTCACCTCGACGCGGAAGTAGTTCGCGTAGAGGGGGCGGATCAACGACATCAGGACCTGGTCGGTGAGTTCCTTGTCGTACCCGAACTCGTCGACCTCGTAGTCACCGGTGACCCGGCGTCGCAGGAAGGCGAATCCCTCGGCGAGCCGCCGGTCCCAGTCACCGCCGCCGGACTCGGCCGCGTCTCCGGTCGCGTCCTCGGTCGCGTCTCCGGTCGCGCCTTCGGCCGTGGCGGGGCCTTCGGCCTCGGATGCGGCCGCGTGCGGCTCAGTCGGCTCGGACGTCGGCTCGGACTGTGCCTGCTCCGGCACCGGGGCGTCGTTGGGCATGCTGTCCTCGACCCCGTCCGGCTGATCGGGCACGGACGAGAGCGAGTGCGGGCCGGATCCCGCCGAGGACGACGGAGACGGGGACGAGGAGCCGCGCCCCCGCGCACGCTTCCCCCCGCGCCGTGACCGGGGCTCTTCGCCGAAGGGGATGACCTTGGCATCGGCCATTTCAGATGCGCTCCTTGCTGACGAGGGTGGCGAACTGGTCGACCGCGTCGGCGACAGCCTCCGGCGGCAACAGCCCGGCACCCCGGCTACGTGCGAAGTCCGTGAATGCCTCCGCCGTCGTGTACGTGGGTACGAACCCCAGTGTCTCGCGCATCTGGTCCGTGCTGACGACCCTGCCGTGGGTCAGCAGCCGGATCTGCTCGGGCGAGAAGTCCGTCACGCCGAGCGTGCGCAGCGCGGAGCCGACCCAGGTCACGGCCGGCAGCAGCACGGGCACCGTCGGCCTGCCGAGCCGCCTGGAGCACTGCGAGAGCAACAGCACGCCGTCACCGGCGATGTTGAAGGTCCCGCTGTTGAGCGTGCCCCGCCGGGGCTCGTGCAGGGCGATCCGCAGGACGTCGATGACGTCGTCCTCGTGGACGAACTGGAGCCGCGGGTCGTAGCCGAAGACCGTCGGCAGCACGGGCAGCGACAGATACTCGGCGAGCGGTGAGTCCGCCGCGGGCCCAAGGATGTTCGCGAAGCGCAGTACACACACGGCGACGTCCGGGCGGCGGCGCGCGAATCCGCGTACGTACCCCTCGACCTCGACCGCGTCCTTCGCGAAGCCTCCGCTGGGCAGCGACTTGGGCGGGGTGGTCTCGGTGAAGACGGCCGGGTCGCGGGGCGCGGAGCCGTACACGCTCGTGCTGGACTTGACGACCAGGCGCTCGACCGTGGGCGACTTCTGGCAGGCACCGAGCAGCTGCATGGTGCCGATGACATTGGTCTCCTTGACCGCCGTCCGGCCGCCGGCGCCGAGCGGCGTGCCCGTCACGTCCATGTGCACCACGGTGTCGACGGAGTGCTCGGCCAGGACGCGCGCTATGGCGGGCTGGCGGATGTCCGCCCGGACGAAATCGGCACCGCCGAGACTGTGCTCGGGAGTGACGGCGTCCACACCGATGACCCGGTCCACCTCGGAATCGCGCAGGATTCGCCGTACGAGACGGCTGCCGAGCTGGCGGGCCACTCCGGTCACGAGCACGACCTTGCCCAAGATCAGCGCCTTCCCCTGAATTTGATGTCTGGCCCAAGCACATTGCTTGCCTCAGCCGTCACCGTAGCGGGTCGCCGTAGCCGCGTGACTGTCTCGCGGCGCTCTTCTCCGCACCTTCGCGAATCTTTGACCCGAACCGACCTCAGCACCGACCTCAGCGACACCGGAACGCACCGCGGCCCTCCCACCTGCATGGTGGAAGGGCCGTGATGTCACGTACAGCTGTCGCTCACTTCTTGTTACGACGCTGAACGCGGGTGCGCTTGAGCAGCTTGCGGTGCTTCTTCTTGGCCATCCGCTTACGCCGCTTCTTGATAACAGAGCCCACGACTACCCTCGCTCACTTCTCTTCACTCGGTGCGGGGCGTCTGGGCCCACACGACCTACGTTGGCCCAGCCTACCCGTCGCCGGGTGAGGGACGTAATCCGAGGGAAATCTCAGGCGGATTCGACCCCCACGAAAGACTCGCGGAGATACTCGTGAACCGCTTGCTCCGGAACCCGGAAAGACCTGCCCACCCGGATCGCCGGCAGATGACCGCTGTGCACCAATCGGTACACGGTCATCTTCGACACTCGCATCACCGAGGCGACTTCCGCCACGGTAAGGAACTTGACCTCGTTGAGAGGCCTCTCGCTGCCAGCAGCCATGACCCACCTGTACCTTCCGCACCCGACGCCCACCGGCTTCCCCTCCGGTGACTCTTCGTCGTTGTGCGCTCACTCCCCAGACTAGGGGCGGGTGATGCGAGTGGGGAAGAGGAGCAGCACATGGTCTCCTACTGTGACAGACACGCTCGATTGAGTACATAGCGAGTCAACGGGCGGTAGTAGTCGGACCGCACACCGTCGTCAACCGGGACCACGACGGAGATGCGCCCCTCAGCCTCACCGACGAACAGCGCGGGGTCGTCGGTGTCCGCGAGACCGACGGCCTCAATGCCCAACTGACCTGCCCCGCAGACCCATCCATGGTCTCCCACGACCAACTCGGGAAGCGGTCCGCCGGCCTCGGCCACACTGTCCAGCACCACCCGAACGGGGAGGGGGGAATGGCTGTGCGCGCCGGTCTCACTCCCGGCGTGCGACGCTTCGGATTCCCGCACCAACGCGACTCGTCGTACGTAGTCCAGGCTGTGCGTACGTACGCCGAACCGGGTCGTTATGTCGATACATCGCCCCTTCGCGGGGGTGAGGACGAGACATCCCGCCGCCGACAAAGCGTCTGCGAGACCCGCGTAGAACCCGATCAGCCGGTCAGGATGCCCGGTCCCGAACAGCACGGGAGCCCGTCGGCCGGCGGCACTGCCGAGGCGCGCGGCGAAGGCGTCGAGGCTGCTCAACGTCCGCTCGGGGTCGATGACATCACCGCCGGAGACATGCGCGGGATCCCCGGAGACCCCGCACCTGTCGGCCATGAGCCGCAGCAAGTCGCTCTCGCACCAGGCCCGTTCGGGAGTGAGCCCCAGCGTCGCGCGCGGATCGCGGGCGGCGAAGAGCCGGTAACTGCGCAGGCTCTGCTCCCGCGTGGTGGCCACGGGGCCGGCCAGTCGGGCGGCCAGCAGATGGGCCCGTAGGGCTCCGGTACTCAGCACAGCCCCGATGCTCCCGCACGACGCCACGAAGGGGACCAAAACGCTTACGCCACCGCACAGTTGGCGTAACGCCCCAATAAGCCCGTCCGACGATTGAGGACCCGCCCTGGGCCGGCGCCCAACAAGTCCGTCCGCCGCAGGAAGCCCGTCCGGCGATTGAGGACGAACCGCCCACCGGGCGGCCCCGGACACCCGCCCTCACCCCACCGCCCGACGACTACGCCAGCAACCCCCGCAGAGGAAACACCGCTCTGCGAGTCGCCAGAATCGCCTGGTCCAACCGATCCGCGGGGTCGTACCCCGCATCCCACGCCTGCCAGTTCGGCGTACGCCCATCCGTCATCCGCCGCGGCGCGGACTCCCTCGTACGGGCGTAGACCTCCTCCCGCCACTCCTCCGGGACCGCCGACTCCGGGTCGATGGGCGCGTGCGCCGCGATCGACACCAGGTGCGTCCACGAGCGCGGTACGACGTCCACGACCGAGTACCCGCCACCGCCGAGCGCGACCCAGCGCCCCCCGTCGACGTACTCGTGCGCCAGCTCGTGGCACGACGCCTGCACCGCGCGCTGCGCGTCCAGAGACACCGCGAGATGCGCCAGCGGGTCCTCGAAATGCGTATCGGCACCGTGCTGCGTCACCAGCGCCTGCGGCCGGAAGTCCGCCAGCAGCTCCGGCACCACGGAGTGGAACGCCCGCAGCCACCCCTCGTCACCCGTCCCCGCGGGGAGCGGCAGATTGACCGCGCTGCCCTCGCCCGCCCCCTCGCCCGTCTCCTCGGGCCAGCCGGTCTGCGGGAAGAGCGTGCGGGGATGCTCGTGCAGCGAGATCGTCAGGACGCGCGGATCGTCCCAGAACGCCGCCTGGACGCCGTCCCCGTGATGTACGTCGACGTCCACGTAGGCGACGCGCTCCGCACCCAGCTCCAGGAGCCGCGCGATCGCGAGCGACGCGTCGTTGTAGATGCAGAAGCCCGAGGCCGAGCCGGGCATCGCGTGGTGCAGCCCGCCGGCGAAGTTCACGGCGTGCTTCGTCGCACCGCGCCACACGGCCTCGGCCGCGCCGACCGACTGCCCGGCGATCAGCGCGGACGCCTCGTGCATCCCGGCGAAGGCCGGATCGTCGACGGTTCCGATGCCGTACGAACCGTCGGCCGACCTCGGGTCGGCCGAACAGCGGCGTACGGCGTCGATGTACGCCTCGTGGTGAACGAGTCTCAGCGTGGAGCCCCCGGCCGGCGGGGCGGACACCACGTCCACCTCGCGGTCGAGCCCGTACGCGCGCACGAGCTCCCTCGTCAGAGCCAGGCGTACCGGGTCCATCGGGTGACTGGACCCGAAGTCGTATCCCGTTACGGCGTCATCCCACATCAGCTGTGCGCGACCGGTCATGCCCGCCACCGTATCGGGCGTCATCGTCGGCGAACGAGCGGGCGTACACGAGCGTAACGAGGATCATCAGCATCGGGACGAGCATCGCGCCCCGGTAGCTCCACGCGTCACCGAGCGCGCCGACGAGGGGCGAGCCGACCAGAAAACCCACGTAGTTGGAGATGTTCAGCCGAGCGACGGCCGCGTCACTGGCGTGGGGGAACAGCCGCCCGGCAGCGGCGAAGCACTGCGGTACGACGACACAGAGACCGAACCCGAGAATCGCGAACCCCAGGATTCCCACCCACGGGCCGGGCGCCATCGCGACCACCGCGAACCCGGCGGCGGCGAGCACCGCCCCGAACCTCACGACGGCGACCGGCCCGAAGCGCCGCACCCCGAGGTCACCGGCCGCGCGGCCGAGAAGTGTGGTGACCATGTAGGCGTTGTACGGGACGGTGGCGACCTCGTCGGAGCTGCCCAGGATGTCCTGGAGGTACTTGGCGCTCCAGTTGGAGACGGTGGAGTCGCCGATGTAGGCGAAGGTCATGATGAGGCAGAGCGGCAGGAGGGCCTTGAAGGTGACGCTGCTCCCGGCGGCGCTCTCGGTGCCGGAAGTCATTCCGGTACCGGAGGCGGTCGGCCTCTCGCTGTCCGCGTCCGTGCACCAGCGGCTCCCGATGAGCACGGCCGGCAGCAGCACGACGACGACCGGCAGATACGACATCAGCAGGGACAGGTCCCAGTGGGCGCCGACCCAGGCGAGCGAGGCCCCGGTGATGCCTCCGAGGCTGTACGTGGCGTGGAAGCCGAGCATGATGCTGCGCCCGTAAGCCCGTTGAAGGCGCACACCCAGCATGTTCATCGACGCGTCGAGCGCACCGCCGGACAGCCCGAACGCGCAGAGGGACAGGGCGAGTTGCCAGAGCTGGTCACCGACGCCGACGCCAAGGAGAGCGAACAGCAGGAGTGGCTGGGCCCACCTCAGTACGAGGGTGGGCCGCACGCGCGCGACGATCTTCCCGGTGAGGACGCTGCCCGCACCGGCGAGAATCGGCACGGCCGCGAGGAACGCCGGCAGCAGGGCGTCGGATATCCCGTATTGGTCCTGGATCGCGGGAATACGCGTGACGACGAGGGCAAAGACCACCCCCTGCACGAAGAAGCTCAGCGCCAGGGACACCCGCCCGTGTCTCAACCGAGTCTCTGTACCGACCGACCGTATCTTCGAGGCTTCCATGGCCGCAGAGCGTATAGCTCCGCGCTAAAGGGGGATATGGATCATCCGAGCAGTTTCGGCAGCTCAGCCATGGAGGCGAAGTACGCGGTGGCGCCCGGCAGTTTCCCGGCCGGCGTCATCGCGGTGAACGCGTACACATCCATCCCGGCCGCCCGAGCGGCAGCCACCCCGAGCGGGCTGTCCTCGACGACGACGCACCTCGCGGGAGAGACACCCATCCGCTCGGCCGCGTGCAGGAACAGATCGGGCGCCGGCTTTCCACGTCCGACGTCCTGCGCGCTGAAGACGATCCCCGGTTCGAACCACCGGTCCAGCCCGGTCTTTCGGTGCCCGACCCGGATCCGCTCGTGGCTCCCGGACGACGCGACACAGTACGGCCGGCCGTCGGCGGCCAGCTTCTCCAGCACTTCGACGGCCCCATCGACCGGGTTCAACTCCCGCTCGAACGCGGCGAACACGCGGCTGTGCAGTGTGTCGTCGAAGTCGTCGGGCAGCCGCTGCCCGGTTCTCTCCTTTACGAGATCGTGCACCCGGTGCACCGCGGAGCCCATGTAGTCGCGGAGCGAATCCTCGTAGGTGGTGGGATGACCGAGTTCGGTGAGATAGCCGGCGAGGATGGTGTTGGAAAGCGGCTCGCTGTCGACAAGGACTCCGTCGTTGTCGAAGATGACCAGTTCA
This window of the Streptomyces niveus genome carries:
- a CDS encoding HAD family hydrolase; its protein translation is MSYELVIFDNDGVLVDSEPLSNTILAGYLTELGHPTTYEDSLRDYMGSAVHRVHDLVKERTGQRLPDDFDDTLHSRVFAAFERELNPVDGAVEVLEKLAADGRPYCVASSGSHERIRVGHRKTGLDRWFEPGIVFSAQDVGRGKPAPDLFLHAAERMGVSPARCVVVEDSPLGVAAARAAGMDVYAFTAMTPAGKLPGATAYFASMAELPKLLG
- a CDS encoding acetoin utilization protein AcuC, producing MTGRAQLMWDDAVTGYDFGSSHPMDPVRLALTRELVRAYGLDREVDVVSAPPAGGSTLRLVHHEAYIDAVRRCSADPRSADGSYGIGTVDDPAFAGMHEASALIAGQSVGAAEAVWRGATKHAVNFAGGLHHAMPGSASGFCIYNDASLAIARLLELGAERVAYVDVDVHHGDGVQAAFWDDPRVLTISLHEHPRTLFPQTGWPEETGEGAGEGSAVNLPLPAGTGDEGWLRAFHSVVPELLADFRPQALVTQHGADTHFEDPLAHLAVSLDAQRAVQASCHELAHEYVDGGRWVALGGGGYSVVDVVPRSWTHLVSIAAHAPIDPESAVPEEWREEVYARTRESAPRRMTDGRTPNWQAWDAGYDPADRLDQAILATRRAVFPLRGLLA
- a CDS encoding MFS transporter, whose amino-acid sequence is MEASKIRSVGTETRLRHGRVSLALSFFVQGVVFALVVTRIPAIQDQYGISDALLPAFLAAVPILAGAGSVLTGKIVARVRPTLVLRWAQPLLLFALLGVGVGDQLWQLALSLCAFGLSGGALDASMNMLGVRLQRAYGRSIMLGFHATYSLGGITGASLAWVGAHWDLSLLMSYLPVVVVLLPAVLIGSRWCTDADSERPTASGTGMTSGTESAAGSSVTFKALLPLCLIMTFAYIGDSTVSNWSAKYLQDILGSSDEVATVPYNAYMVTTLLGRAAGDLGVRRFGPVAVVRFGAVLAAAGFAVVAMAPGPWVGILGFAILGFGLCVVVPQCFAAAGRLFPHASDAAVARLNISNYVGFLVGSPLVGALGDAWSYRGAMLVPMLMILVTLVYARSFADDDARYGGGHDRSRTADVG
- a CDS encoding 30S ribosomal protein bS22, which gives rise to MGSVIKKRRKRMAKKKHRKLLKRTRVQRRNKK
- a CDS encoding NAD-dependent epimerase/dehydratase family protein, giving the protein MGKVVLVTGVARQLGSRLVRRILRDSEVDRVIGVDAVTPEHSLGGADFVRADIRQPAIARVLAEHSVDTVVHMDVTGTPLGAGGRTAVKETNVIGTMQLLGACQKSPTVERLVVKSSTSVYGSAPRDPAVFTETTPPKSLPSGGFAKDAVEVEGYVRGFARRRPDVAVCVLRFANILGPAADSPLAEYLSLPVLPTVFGYDPRLQFVHEDDVIDVLRIALHEPRRGTLNSGTFNIAGDGVLLLSQCSRRLGRPTVPVLLPAVTWVGSALRTLGVTDFSPEQIRLLTHGRVVSTDQMRETLGFVPTYTTAEAFTDFARSRGAGLLPPEAVADAVDQFATLVSKERI
- a CDS encoding phosphatase, which produces MLSTGALRAHLLAARLAGPVATTREQSLRSYRLFAARDPRATLGLTPERAWCESDLLRLMADRCGVSGDPAHVSGGDVIDPERTLSSLDAFAARLGSAAGRRAPVLFGTGHPDRLIGFYAGLADALSAAGCLVLTPAKGRCIDITTRFGVRTHSLDYVRRVALVRESEASHAGSETGAHSHSPLPVRVVLDSVAEAGGPLPELVVGDHGWVCGAGQLGIEAVGLADTDDPALFVGEAEGRISVVVPVDDGVRSDYYRPLTRYVLNRACLSQ
- a CDS encoding ECF subfamily RNA polymerase sigma factor, BldN family codes for the protein MYPHVGVDASGLATLRASVLDRLRGFVPTAYAVPAHAATAPAVSGPIGPCYALANGGAAVGRRGSRHSSTTAASTPVRRPTADSDSARMMDLVERAQAGEAEAFGRLYDQYSDTVYRYIYYRVGGKATAEDLTSETFLRALRRISTFTWQGRDFGAWLVTIARNLVADHFKSSRFRLEVTTGEMLDANEVERSPEDSVLESLSNAALLEAVRKLNPQQQECVTLRFLQGLSVAETARVMGKNEGAIKTLQYRAVRTLARLLPEDAR
- a CDS encoding lysophospholipid acyltransferase family protein, with the translated sequence MADAKVIPFGEEPRSRRGGKRARGRGSSSPSPSSSAGSGPHSLSSVPDQPDGVEDSMPNDAPVPEQAQSEPTSEPTEPHAAASEAEGPATAEGATGDATEDATGDAAESGGGDWDRRLAEGFAFLRRRVTGDYEVDEFGYDKELTDQVLMSLIRPLYANYFRVEVKGIENIPSDGGALVVSNHSGTLPLDGLMMQVAVHDNHPAGRHLRLLAADLVFMLPVVNELARKAGHTLACAEDAERLLQRGEIVGVMPEGFKGLGKPFGERYKLQRFGRGGFVSTALRHGVPIVPCSIVGAEEIYPMIGNSKTLARLLGFPYFPITPTFPWLGPLGALPLPTKWTIQFGEPIPTDGYPPEAEEDPMLMFNLTDQVREQIQHTLYKLLVQRRSVFF
- a CDS encoding helix-turn-helix domain-containing protein, with product MAAGSERPLNEVKFLTVAEVASVMRVSKMTVYRLVHSGHLPAIRVGRSFRVPEQAVHEYLRESFVGVESA
- a CDS encoding DUF5667 domain-containing protein, with product MIANVSAHRRANAFAQALEDRTPQGAAVEQPAASAEPTEQGRLLAVANGLGELPGPKLDPEVKVVQRAQLVAAMEAMLLEGAAGGATSTGPTVPEQRRTSGRGAHRASPLRKFRPRSRWSKGLAAGGLTVGVAAGAFGGVAAASSDALPGDSLYGLKRGMEDFKLGMADEDADRGGLYLDHASTRLNEARRLLERGRSGALDHESLGEIRRALNGMRHDATEGHRLLNRAYEQDGKIKSIATLSSFSESHRAIWNGLRDRLPPQLSDVGSQVNSVFDAIDEDVAPLQSLLPRSPDKNGRSQAPGGPTTGSGNSGGTEGSPSPSKSASDQDRPDSGGKPSPSAPGTPENDGLLPDAPGDLLNPPSGSGLPSAPGEGGIAPAPDVTIPPLLPDLLPGLGINTENAD